TAGAACCATTTACAACTATACATTCAAATGTAGAAATTGGTTCAGGAACTTGGATAGGTTCTAATGTTACTATTATGGAAGGTGCACGTATAGGTAAAAATTGTAGAATTTTTCCAGGTTCAGTAATTTCAGCAATTCCTCAAGATTTAAAATTTAACGATGAAGAAACAACTGTTGTTATTGGAGATAATGTTACCATAAGAGAATGTGTTACCATAAACAGAGGTACTTCTGATAGAATGAAAACTGTTATTGGAGACAATTGTTTAATAATGGCATACTGTCACGTTGCTCATGACTGTTTAGTTGGAAAAAATTGTATTTTTTCTAATAATACTACTTTAGCAGGGCATGTTACTGTGGGTGATAATGTTGTATTAGCAGGTATGGTTGCTGTACATCAATTTGTATCAGTAGGTAATCATGCATTTGTAACAGGTGGTTCTTTAGTTCGTAAAGATGTGCCTCCTTATGTAAAAGCAGCACGTGAACCTTTATCATATGTAGGTATAAACTCTGTAGGTTTACGAAGAAGAGGATATACTATTGATAAAATAAGAGAAATTCAAGATATATTTAGAATTTTATTCCAACAAAACTATAATAATACTCAAGCAATAGATATTATTGAAGCCGAAATGGAAGCAACATCAGAACGAGATGAAATTATTCAGTTCATAAAAAACTCTAATAGAGGAATTATGAAAGGATATTTTAAATCAAATTAATAAATAACTATTTTAAACTGTTTATATTAAGTTATAAAAAGTATTAAAAATTAAATTTAAATAAATGGCAACTACATCAGATATTAAAAATGGATTATGCATGAAATATAACAACGATATATATAAAGTTGTTGAATTTTTACATGTAAAACCAGGAAAAGGACCAGCATTTGTAAGAACAAAATTAAAAAGTGTAACTAATGGTAAAGTAGTTGATAATACTTTTCCTTCAGGAAGAAAAATTGACGATGTTAGAGTAGAAACTCATAAGTTTCAATACCTATATAAAGAAGGAGAAACTTTTCATTTTATGAATCAAGAAGATTATTCTCAAATTACTTTAGAAAAAAGTGCTTTAGATGCACCTGAATTAATGAAGGAAGGAGAGGTAGTTACAATCATTATCAATTCTGAAGATGATATGCCTTTATCTGTAGACACGCCAGCAAGTGTAATTTTAGAAGTTACGCATACTGAACCAGGTATAAAAGGAAATACAGCTACAAACGCAACAAAACCAGCAACTGTTGAATCTGGAGCAATTGTAAATGTGCCATTATTTATCAATGAAGGTGATAAAATTAAGGTAGAAACTACCAAAGGAACGTATCAAGAACGTGTTAAAGAATAAATATATTCCCGCTTTGGCGGGAATTTCTTTTTATAATGAAATTTAAAAATACACAAACCTTAGTACAAATAGCTACCTTATTAGAGGTAGAATTTGTTGGTGATGAAAATTTTCCTGTAAAAGGAATTAATGAAATTCATGTAGTCGAAGATGGAGATATTGTTTTTGTTGACCATCCTAAATATTATGATAAAGCATTAAATTCTAAGGCAACAACAGTTTTAATCAATAAAAAAGTTGATTGTCCTGAAGGAAAAACATTATTGATTTCTGATGATCCATTTAGAGACTTTAATAAAGTCACTAAACATTTTAATCCATTTATAGCATCTAAAGAAAGTATTTCTGAAAGTGCTATTATAGGAGAAGGAACTGTTATTCAACCAAATGTTTTTATTGGTGATGATGTTCTTATCGGTAAAAATTGCTTGATTCATCCTAATGTTACTATTTATA
The Tenacibaculum pacificus DNA segment above includes these coding regions:
- the lpxA gene encoding acyl-ACP--UDP-N-acetylglucosamine O-acyltransferase, with protein sequence MNQPLAYVHPQAKIARNVVIEPFTTIHSNVEIGSGTWIGSNVTIMEGARIGKNCRIFPGSVISAIPQDLKFNDEETTVVIGDNVTIRECVTINRGTSDRMKTVIGDNCLIMAYCHVAHDCLVGKNCIFSNNTTLAGHVTVGDNVVLAGMVAVHQFVSVGNHAFVTGGSLVRKDVPPYVKAAREPLSYVGINSVGLRRRGYTIDKIREIQDIFRILFQQNYNNTQAIDIIEAEMEATSERDEIIQFIKNSNRGIMKGYFKSN
- the efp gene encoding elongation factor P, whose product is MATTSDIKNGLCMKYNNDIYKVVEFLHVKPGKGPAFVRTKLKSVTNGKVVDNTFPSGRKIDDVRVETHKFQYLYKEGETFHFMNQEDYSQITLEKSALDAPELMKEGEVVTIIINSEDDMPLSVDTPASVILEVTHTEPGIKGNTATNATKPATVESGAIVNVPLFINEGDKIKVETTKGTYQERVKE